In Euphorbia lathyris chromosome 10, ddEupLath1.1, whole genome shotgun sequence, a single genomic region encodes these proteins:
- the LOC136209694 gene encoding glutathione S-transferase L3-like isoform X2, producing MASLDKSVQENLPPPLDATADQPPLFDGTIKLYTCYTCPFAQRVWITRNYKGLQDKIKLVPLNLQNRPSWYGEKVYSVNKVPALEHNGKIMGESLDLIKYVDSNFEGPSLLPDDPAKKGFAEELFAYIDKFVGTLYGSLKGADATKEAGPAFDYLENALKKFDDGPFLLGGQFSLADIAYIPFVERLQIYFSEIYNYDITSGRPKLAAWIEEINKIGAYKQTKTDPKELVAYYKKRFQAEQ from the exons ATGGCTAG TTTGGATAAGAGCGTACAAGAGAATTTGCCCCCGCCTTTGGATGCCACCGCCGATCAGCCTCCTCTCTTCGACGGAACCATTAA GCTGTATACATGCTATACATGTCCATTTGCACAGAGAGTGTGGATCACCAGGAACTACAAG GGATTACAAGACAAAATCAAGCTAGTTCCTCTCAACCTTCAAAATAGACCGTCTTGGTATGGGGAGAAAGTTTACTCTGTCAATAAG GTGCCTGCTTTGGAACATAATGGCAAAATCATGGGGGAGAGTCTTGATTTGATCAAATATGTAGATAGTAACTTCGAAGGCCCCTCTCTTTTACCCGAT GATCCTGCTAAGAAAGGGTTTGCTGAAGAGTTGTTTGCCTACATTGATAAATTTGTTGGAACTTTGTATGGTTCACTTAAGGGAGCAGATGCAACAAAAGAAGCTG GTCCTGCTTTTGATTACTTGGAAAATGCTCTTAAGAAATTTGATGATGGGCCATTCTTGCTTGGTGGCCAGTTCAGTTTG GCGGATATAGCATATATACCATTTGTTGAAAGATTGCAAATATACTTCTCAGAGATTTACAACTACGACATCACATCTGGCAGGCCTAAACTTGCAGCATGGATTGAG GAGATCAACAAGATTGGGGCTTACAAGCAGACCAAAACAGATCCAAAAGAGCTTGTTGCATACTACAAGAAGCGGTTTCAG GCTGAGCAATGA
- the LOC136209694 gene encoding glutathione S-transferase L3-like isoform X1: MKILSLDKSVQENLPPPLDATADQPPLFDGTIKLYTCYTCPFAQRVWITRNYKGLQDKIKLVPLNLQNRPSWYGEKVYSVNKVPALEHNGKIMGESLDLIKYVDSNFEGPSLLPDDPAKKGFAEELFAYIDKFVGTLYGSLKGADATKEAGPAFDYLENALKKFDDGPFLLGGQFSLADIAYIPFVERLQIYFSEIYNYDITSGRPKLAAWIEEINKIGAYKQTKTDPKELVAYYKKRFQAEQ; this comes from the exons ATGAAAATTTTAAGTTTGGATAAGAGCGTACAAGAGAATTTGCCCCCGCCTTTGGATGCCACCGCCGATCAGCCTCCTCTCTTCGACGGAACCATTAA GCTGTATACATGCTATACATGTCCATTTGCACAGAGAGTGTGGATCACCAGGAACTACAAG GGATTACAAGACAAAATCAAGCTAGTTCCTCTCAACCTTCAAAATAGACCGTCTTGGTATGGGGAGAAAGTTTACTCTGTCAATAAG GTGCCTGCTTTGGAACATAATGGCAAAATCATGGGGGAGAGTCTTGATTTGATCAAATATGTAGATAGTAACTTCGAAGGCCCCTCTCTTTTACCCGAT GATCCTGCTAAGAAAGGGTTTGCTGAAGAGTTGTTTGCCTACATTGATAAATTTGTTGGAACTTTGTATGGTTCACTTAAGGGAGCAGATGCAACAAAAGAAGCTG GTCCTGCTTTTGATTACTTGGAAAATGCTCTTAAGAAATTTGATGATGGGCCATTCTTGCTTGGTGGCCAGTTCAGTTTG GCGGATATAGCATATATACCATTTGTTGAAAGATTGCAAATATACTTCTCAGAGATTTACAACTACGACATCACATCTGGCAGGCCTAAACTTGCAGCATGGATTGAG GAGATCAACAAGATTGGGGCTTACAAGCAGACCAAAACAGATCCAAAAGAGCTTGTTGCATACTACAAGAAGCGGTTTCAG GCTGAGCAATGA
- the LOC136208805 gene encoding uncharacterized protein, with amino-acid sequence MTDNTFNLLHNVDNRRDAYGFALRPQHIQRYREYANIYKEEEGERSEKWRFFLEQQEESDQSCSFKEESKARLETETFELGEESISKRGQEGNDSSEKKDSDGSTECDHRKEVQPSAEPPETDGELSLEPETKVQLFVKPESEVQLSGKPEEEVKSVEPEAEVQVSVEPKAEVQLSEEYQKKLQDPEEPGKEVQNFGEPEKEVEHSGELQNQNSTETKELVQHSEESENSVLLLEEPKKEEQLSKEERASKIRTWDGIRQSLLPLENMMRSRVKNIKTTKEKTASGDHLLSTKESEDVEGEEVCVNDALDEKISVSAEEKNAYETSLYAWKEELEFLVRGGVPKDLRGEVWQAFIGVKARRVERYYEELVAEESDADKNEDNSNSAGAFRKWKRQIEKDIPRTFPGHPALDEHGRDSLRRLLLAYARHNPSVGYCQAMNFFAGLLLLLMPEENAFWAFVGIIDDYFDGYYTEEMIESQVDQLVFEELMRERFPKLVNHLDYLGVQVAWISGPWFLSIFVNMLPWESVLRVWDVLLFEGNRVMLFRTALALMELYGPALMTTKDAGDAITLLQSLAGSTFDSSQLVFTACMGFLAVNEARLQELRKKHRPSVQIVIEERSKGGKVWKDSKGLASKLYSFKHEPGSLTEDKNTSEGEKKSKSATSLDALLDSLGAEGDSLPDLQEQVVWMKVELCRLLEEKRSSTLRSEELETALMEMVKEDNRLELSAKIERLEFDVNELRQILSDKKEQEAAMIQVLMRVEQEQRITEEARVSAEQDAAAQRYAVTVLQEKYEKAMASLAQMEKRVVMAESMLDATRNYESGQAKALSSPRLGSAASNQSSVSSPVRKLSILKFGFGWRDRSKNAANEESVASTANNEEKDAQQKENKDEAKM; translated from the exons ATGACGGATAACACCTTTAATCTCCTCCACAATGTCGATAACCGACG GGATGCCTATGGATTTGCTTTGAGACCTCAACATATACAAAGATATAGAGAGTACGCAAATATATACAAG gaggaagaaGGGGAAAGATCAGAAAAATGGAGATTTTTCCTTGAACAGCAAGAAGAATCTGATCAATCTTGTTCATTTAAAGAGGAATCTAAAGCGAGATTGGAGACTGAAACTTTTGAATTGGGAGAAGAGAGCATTTCCAAAAGGGGTCAAGAGGGGAATGATTCAAGTGAGAAGAAGGATTCTGATGGTTCAACAGAATGTGATCATAGAAAGGAAGTGCAACCTTCTGCGGAACCACCTGAGACGGATGGGGAACTTTCACTGGAGCCTGAGACCAAGGTACAACTTTTTGTGAAACCTGAGTCAGAGGTGCAACTTTCAGGGAAACCTGAGGAAGAAGTGAAGTCAGTTGAACCTGAGGCAGAGGTGCAAGTATCAGTGGAACCTAAGGCAGAGGTGCAGCTTTCAGAGGAATACCAGAAGAAGCTGCAGGATCCAGAAGAACCTGGAAAGGAGGTACAGAACTTTGGAGAACCTGAAAAGGAGGTAGAGCATTCAGGAGAACTTCAAAACCAGAATTCCACAGAAACCAAAGAGCTAGTTCAGCATTCAGAAGAATCAGAAAACAGTGTGCTGCTTTTGGAAGAACCTAAAAAGGAGGAACAGCTTTCAAAGGAAGAAAGGGCTAGTAAAATTCGAACATGGGATGGGATTAGACAATCCCTTCTTCCACTTGAGAATATGATGAGGTCGCGTGTCAAGAACATAAAGACTACAAAAGAAAAAACTGCAAGtggagatcatcttctgtccacaaAAGAGTCAGAGGATGTTGAGGGGGAGGAGGTCTGTGTTAATGATGCTTTAGATGAAAAGATCAGTGTATCCGCAGAAGAAAAAAATGCTTATGAGACTTCTTTATATGCTTGGAAAGAAGAACTTGAGTTCCTTGTTCGTGGAGGAGTACCGAAGGATCTCAGAggagag GTATGGCAAGCTTTTATTGGTGTAAAAGCGCGTCGTGTTGAGAGATACTATGAGGAGTTGGTGGCTGAAGAATCTGATGCTGACAAAAACGAAGACAATAGTAACTCCGCTGGTGCATTCAGGAAATGGAAAAGGCAGATTGAGAAG GATATACCACGAACTTTCCCGGGTCATCCTGCTTTAGATGAACATGGAAGAGATTCCTTGAGGCGTTTACTTTTAGCATATGCACGGCATAATCCCTCTGTTGGTTATTGTCAG GCTATGAATTTCTTTGCTGGATTATTGCTACTTCTGATGCCTGAGGAAAATGCCTTTTG GGCATTTGTGGGCATTATTGATGACTATTTTGATGGCTACTACACTGAAGAAATGATAGAATCTCAG GTGGACCAACTTGTTTTTGAGGAGTTAATGCGAGAAAGGTTTCCTAAACTGG TTAATCATCTGGATTACTTGGGAGTGCAGGTGGCATGGATCTCCGGACCTTGGTTCCTTTCCATCTTTGTGAACATGCTTCCCTGGGAAAGTG tCCTCCGAGTTTGGGatgttcttctttttgaaggAAATCGGGTGATGTTGTTTCGAACTGCACTTGCTTTAATGGAATTATATG GTCCAGCATTAATGACTACCAAAGATGCTGGGGATGCGATTACTTTGTTGCAATCCCTTGCTGGGTCAACATTTGATAGCAGCCAACTCGTTTTTACTGCTTGCATGGGTTTTTTGGCTGTAAATGAAGCTAGATTGCAAGAGTTGAGAAAAAAGCATAGGCCATCTGTTCAAATAGTAATTGAGGAAAGATCAAAAGGTGGTAAAGTTTGGAAGGATTCAAAAGGGCTTGCATCTAAGCTATATAGTTTCAAGCATGAGCCCGGATCCCTAACTGAAGACAAAAACACTTCAGAAGGAGAGAAGAAGTCTAAATCAGCTACTAGTCTGGATGCTTTGCTTGATAGCCTAGGAGCTGAAGGTGATTCGCTACCAGATCTTCAAGAACAG GTGGTTTGGATGAAGGTTGAATTGTGCAGGCTGCTGGAGGAAAAAAGATCTTCCACACTCAG ATCTGAAGAGTTGGAGACAGCACTCATGGAGATGGTCAAAGAAGATAATCGACTTGAATTGAGTGCAAAG ATTGAGCGATTGGAGTTTGACGTTAACGAGCTTCGGCAAATCCTTTCTGATAAAAAAGAACAGGAAGCTGCAATGATCCAG GTCCTAATGCGGGTAGAGCAAGAGCAGAGGATAACTGAAGAAGCTCGTGTAAGTGCTGAGCAAGATGCAGCTGCTCAGAGATATGCAGTAACTGTACTTCAG GAGAAATATGAGAAGGCTATGGCTTCACTTGCTCAGATGGAGAAAAGGGTCGTTATGGCAGAATCAATGTTGGATGCTACAAGAAATTATGAATCTGGCCAAGCTAAAGCTCTATCTTCTCCAAG GTTAGGGTCAGCAGCAAGCAATCAAAGTTCTGTGTCCAGTCCTGTAAGAAAGTTGAGCATACTGAAATTTGGCTTTGGCTGGCGTGACAGAAGCAAG AACGCAGCAAATGAGGAGTCGGTTGCCAGTACAGCCAATAACGAGGAAAAAGATGCACAACAGAAAGAAAACAAAGACGAAGCGAAGATGTAG